A genome region from Geodermatophilus bullaregiensis includes the following:
- the catC gene encoding muconolactone Delta-isomerase: protein MTQLYAVRMEVALPPDMDPAARDDLLAREKAYSQRWQRSGHWPHIWRCVGQYANLSIFAVDSNEQLHQILWGLPLFPYMSITVTPLAPHPSDIAQDPAQDGTAQAD, encoded by the coding sequence GTGACACAGCTCTACGCCGTCCGGATGGAAGTCGCGCTGCCGCCGGACATGGACCCGGCCGCACGCGACGACCTCCTCGCCCGGGAGAAGGCCTACTCCCAGCGCTGGCAGCGCTCGGGCCACTGGCCGCACATCTGGCGGTGTGTCGGCCAGTACGCCAACCTCAGCATCTTCGCCGTCGACAGCAACGAGCAACTGCACCAGATCCTGTGGGGCCTGCCGCTGTTCCCCTACATGAGCATCACGGTCACGCCGCTGGCCCCGCACCCGTCAGACATCGCCCAGGACCCGGCGCAGGACGGCACCGCGCAGGCCGACTGA
- the benA gene encoding benzoate 1,2-dioxygenase large subunit, with the protein MTVDSTQLSDVLADAVIDDPQAGIYRANRRIFTDEEIFELEMTHIFEGNWVYLAHESQVPNAGDYFTTYIGRQPVVITRDKSGELHCLINACAHRGAMLCRRKTDNRMTLTCPFHGWTFRNDGKLLKVKDPDGAGYPASFNIDGSHDLVKVARFDSYRGFLFGSVNPDVSTLAEHLGDTTMVIDMLVDQSPEGLEVLRGSSTYTYDGNWKVQAENGADGYHVSATHWNYAATTSRRSTGESKNTTKALDAGGWGKSGGGYWSYPNGHLCLWTWAANPEDRPLWDRLDELKAQFGEAKGEFMVKGSRNLCLYPNVYLMDQFSTQIRHFRPISPEQTEVTIYCIAPKGESAEARAHRIRQYEDFFNASGMATPDDLEEFRSCQLTFRATAAPWNDMSRGAEHWLNGPDPVAKALGMDGVISAGQRNEDEGLYPIQHGYWLQTMRAAVEKQAGASTETSKG; encoded by the coding sequence ATGACAGTCGACTCCACCCAGCTCAGCGACGTCCTCGCCGATGCCGTCATCGACGACCCCCAGGCCGGCATCTACCGGGCCAACCGTCGGATCTTCACCGACGAGGAGATCTTCGAGCTGGAGATGACCCACATCTTCGAGGGCAACTGGGTCTACCTCGCGCACGAGAGCCAGGTCCCGAACGCGGGGGACTACTTCACCACCTACATCGGCCGCCAGCCGGTCGTCATCACGCGCGACAAGAGCGGCGAGCTGCACTGCCTCATCAACGCCTGTGCGCACCGGGGCGCGATGTTGTGCCGCCGCAAGACGGACAACCGGATGACGTTGACCTGCCCGTTCCACGGCTGGACGTTCCGCAACGACGGCAAGCTGCTCAAGGTCAAGGACCCCGACGGTGCTGGATACCCGGCCAGCTTCAACATCGACGGCTCGCACGACCTGGTCAAGGTCGCGCGGTTCGACAGCTACCGCGGGTTCCTCTTCGGCAGCGTCAACCCGGACGTGAGCACGCTGGCCGAGCACCTCGGTGACACCACCATGGTTATCGACATGCTCGTCGACCAGTCGCCGGAGGGGTTGGAGGTGCTGCGCGGCTCCTCGACCTACACCTACGACGGCAACTGGAAGGTCCAGGCGGAGAACGGCGCCGACGGCTACCACGTCAGCGCGACCCACTGGAACTACGCGGCCACGACTTCGCGGCGCAGCACGGGTGAGTCGAAGAACACGACGAAGGCGCTGGACGCCGGCGGCTGGGGCAAGTCCGGCGGCGGCTACTGGTCCTACCCCAACGGGCACCTGTGCCTGTGGACCTGGGCGGCCAACCCGGAGGACCGCCCGCTGTGGGACCGCCTGGACGAGCTCAAGGCCCAGTTCGGCGAGGCCAAGGGCGAGTTCATGGTCAAGGGCTCCCGCAACCTGTGCCTGTACCCGAACGTCTACCTGATGGACCAGTTCAGCACCCAGATCCGGCACTTCCGGCCGATCTCGCCGGAGCAGACCGAGGTCACCATCTACTGCATCGCCCCCAAGGGCGAGAGTGCCGAGGCCCGTGCGCACCGGATCCGCCAGTACGAGGACTTCTTCAACGCCTCGGGCATGGCCACCCCGGACGACCTGGAGGAGTTCCGCTCCTGCCAGCTCACCTTCCGAGCGACTGCCGCGCCGTGGAACGACATGAGCCGCGGTGCCGAGCACTGGCTAAACGGGCCAGACCCGGTCGCCAAGGCTCTCGGCATGGACGGCGTCATCTCCGCGGGGCAGCGCAACGAGGACGAGGGGCTGTACCCGATCCAGCACGGCTACTGGCTGCAGACCATGCGCGCCGCCGTCGAGAAGCAGGCCGGCGCGTCCACCGAGACCTCGAAGGGCTGA
- a CDS encoding MmyB family transcriptional regulator has translation MSVEGGDGQLEVVTGGGDEGRDPYDRDLRELVGELSTLSEEFRTRWAAHDVRLHQAGAKQFRHSAVGTLEVVFHSFDLAAADQSKLVMTVYTAEPGTPHEDGLKLLASWAATHLTAASDPASSAADTI, from the coding sequence GTGTCAGTCGAGGGCGGTGATGGTCAGCTGGAAGTCGTCACCGGCGGCGGCGATGAAGGCCGCGACCCGTACGACAGGGACCTGCGTGAGCTCGTCGGGGAGCTGTCGACCCTCAGCGAGGAGTTCCGCACCCGCTGGGCGGCGCACGACGTGCGGCTGCACCAGGCCGGGGCCAAGCAGTTCCGGCACTCCGCCGTGGGCACCCTCGAGGTGGTGTTCCACAGCTTCGACCTGGCGGCCGCGGACCAGAGCAAGCTCGTCATGACCGTCTACACCGCCGAGCCCGGCACCCCGCACGAGGACGGGCTCAAGCTGCTGGCCAGCTGGGCGGCGACCCATCTGACCGCTGCATCCGACCCTGCTTCCTCCGCAGCCGACACCATCTGA
- the catA gene encoding catechol 1,2-dioxygenase, whose translation MSAPTAPSPTAAGSGRNATERFAHKQRSTAEVDHARVSAIATDAITALHEVIREHGVTYAEYDALKSWLIRVGEDGEWPLFLDVWIEHVVEEVANADRKGAVGTIEGPYYIPGSPESRSEATLPMRDGEKGTPFVFQGTVTDLDGNPVEDARVELWHADDDGYYSQFAPGIPEWNLRGTVRTAANGRFAFHTIKPAPYQIPTDGSCGALIAAAGWHAWRPAHLHLKVSAPGKQLVTTQLYFEGGEHVQDDVAQAVKPELVLRPTPAASGTGEEVTYDFALDPA comes from the coding sequence ATGAGCGCACCCACTGCCCCGAGCCCGACCGCGGCCGGCTCCGGCCGCAACGCCACCGAGCGCTTCGCTCACAAGCAGCGCTCGACGGCGGAGGTCGACCACGCCCGCGTCTCTGCGATCGCCACCGACGCCATCACCGCCCTGCACGAGGTCATCCGCGAGCACGGGGTGACCTACGCGGAGTACGACGCCCTCAAGTCATGGCTGATCCGGGTCGGTGAGGACGGCGAGTGGCCGCTGTTCCTCGACGTGTGGATCGAGCACGTCGTCGAGGAGGTCGCCAACGCCGACCGTAAAGGCGCCGTCGGCACCATCGAGGGCCCGTACTACATCCCGGGTTCGCCGGAGTCCCGCAGCGAGGCCACCCTGCCGATGCGCGACGGCGAGAAGGGCACGCCGTTCGTGTTCCAGGGCACCGTCACGGACCTCGACGGCAACCCGGTCGAGGACGCGCGGGTCGAGCTGTGGCACGCCGACGACGACGGCTACTACTCGCAGTTCGCGCCGGGCATCCCGGAGTGGAACCTGCGCGGCACCGTCCGCACCGCGGCCAACGGCCGGTTCGCGTTCCACACGATCAAGCCCGCGCCGTACCAGATCCCGACCGACGGCTCCTGTGGCGCGCTGATCGCCGCGGCTGGCTGGCACGCCTGGCGCCCGGCACACCTGCACCTGAAGGTGTCCGCCCCCGGCAAGCAGCTGGTGACCACCCAGCTGTACTTCGAGGGCGGCGAGCACGTGCAGGACGACGTCGCCCAGGCCGTGAAGCCGGAGCTGGTCCTGCGCCCCACCCCGGCCGCCTCGGGAACGGGTGAGGAGGTCACCTACGACTTCGCCCTGGACCCCGCGTGA
- the benB gene encoding benzoate 1,2-dioxygenase small subunit codes for MTTTQNRVQTPAEAAPASGKLITQNAIEQFLYREARYLDDREFEKWLECYADDVVFWMPSWADDDRLTEDPQREMSLIYYSNKGGLEDRVFRIRTERSSATSLPEPRTSHNITNVEVIERRGDLVDIRFNWHTMYFRYKTIDPYYGTSFYTIDFSGPAPLIRRKTVVLKNDYIHHVVDVYHL; via the coding sequence GTGACCACGACGCAGAACCGCGTGCAGACCCCGGCCGAGGCGGCGCCCGCGAGCGGGAAGCTGATCACCCAGAACGCGATCGAGCAGTTCCTCTACCGCGAGGCCCGCTACCTCGACGACCGCGAGTTCGAGAAGTGGCTGGAGTGCTACGCCGACGACGTCGTCTTCTGGATGCCGTCGTGGGCCGACGACGACCGGCTCACCGAGGACCCGCAGCGCGAGATGTCGCTCATCTACTACTCGAACAAGGGGGGCCTGGAGGACCGCGTCTTCCGGATCCGCACCGAGCGCTCCAGCGCGACGTCGCTGCCCGAGCCGCGCACCAGCCACAACATCACCAACGTGGAGGTCATCGAGCGCCGCGGCGACCTGGTCGACATCCGGTTCAACTGGCACACGATGTACTTCCGGTACAAGACCATCGACCCGTACTACGGGACGTCGTTCTACACGATCGACTTCTCGGGGCCTGCGCCGCTCATCCGGCGCAAGACCGTGGTGCTCAAGAACGACTACATCCACCACGTCGTCGACGTCTACCACCTCTGA
- a CDS encoding mandelate racemase/muconate lactonizing enzyme family protein yields the protein MKITRIEAIPFAIPYRKPLRFASGEVTVADHVLVRVHTDDGVVGVAEAPPRPYTYGETQESIVAVVDKLFAPELLGLSLLEREVVHARMDRTVGNPAAKAAVDMAIWDALGRTLGVSVSQLQGGFTDRMRVSHMVGFAPDAEMVAETERVRDTYGISVFKVKVGRRPVELDVGACRALREALGPDVELYVDGNRGWTPSEAARALDAMADLGLTLSEELCPADDVLGRRWLTARTTVPTVADESATTPGEVTRELLDGAATMISIKTARTGFSTSQRILHQCEGLGAEVVMGNQIDGQIGTACTVAFGAAHRSSSQRAGELSNFLDMSDDLLTEPLEISGGELAVRPGPGIGIEIDPDKLARYRQDT from the coding sequence ATGAAGATCACCCGGATCGAGGCGATCCCGTTCGCGATCCCGTACCGCAAGCCCCTGCGCTTCGCCAGCGGTGAGGTCACCGTCGCCGACCACGTGCTGGTCCGGGTGCACACCGACGACGGCGTGGTCGGCGTCGCCGAGGCTCCACCGCGGCCGTACACCTACGGCGAGACCCAGGAGTCCATCGTCGCGGTGGTCGACAAGCTGTTCGCGCCGGAGCTGCTGGGTCTGTCCCTCCTGGAACGGGAGGTCGTCCACGCCCGGATGGACCGGACCGTGGGGAACCCGGCCGCGAAAGCGGCGGTGGACATGGCGATCTGGGACGCGCTCGGCCGCACGCTGGGTGTGTCGGTCTCCCAGCTGCAGGGCGGGTTCACCGACCGCATGCGGGTCTCCCACATGGTCGGGTTCGCCCCCGACGCCGAGATGGTCGCCGAGACCGAGCGGGTGCGCGACACCTACGGCATCAGCGTGTTCAAGGTGAAAGTGGGGCGGCGCCCCGTCGAGCTCGACGTCGGCGCCTGCCGCGCCCTGCGGGAGGCCCTCGGCCCGGACGTCGAGCTTTACGTGGACGGCAACCGCGGGTGGACGCCATCGGAGGCGGCCCGTGCCCTCGACGCGATGGCCGACCTCGGCCTGACGCTGTCCGAGGAGCTCTGTCCAGCCGACGACGTGCTCGGCCGCCGCTGGCTCACGGCACGGACCACCGTGCCGACAGTCGCCGACGAGAGCGCCACCACGCCCGGCGAGGTGACCCGCGAGCTGCTGGACGGCGCGGCCACCATGATCAGCATCAAGACCGCCCGCACCGGTTTCAGCACCTCGCAGCGCATCCTGCACCAGTGCGAGGGCCTCGGCGCCGAGGTCGTCATGGGCAACCAGATCGACGGCCAGATCGGCACCGCCTGCACCGTCGCCTTCGGCGCCGCCCACCGGTCCTCGTCACAGCGTGCCGGTGAGCTCTCCAACTTCCTGGACATGAGCGACGACCTGCTCACCGAGCCGCTGGAGATCTCCGGCGGCGAGCTGGCCGTTCGTCCGGGACCCGGGATCGGCATCGAGATCGACCCCGACAAGCTCGCCCGCTACCGCCAGGACACGTGA
- a CDS encoding tannase/feruloyl esterase family alpha/beta hydrolase, producing the protein MTLLRSIRPAKDFRRRLLATLAIAFLTAGLAIITGVSPASATDRTTTGSAPPDASDCEALASLQLPEVTAISAEPVTTGTAEAEADLPVFCRVALTVQPSINIQVWLPTGSYNGRFQAVGGGGYAGTISYPAMATALRAGYATASTDTGHVETGEVGGSFALIGPGQLNWQLIEDFASRSLFQMTDKAQTLVAEFYGEPAEYSYWNGCSTGGRQGLMLAQRLPDAYDGVLAAAPAINWDRFIPAELWPQVVAQQELDGPIAQCKLDVATRAAVAECDPLDGVVDGVLEDPRQCDFDAGTLVGQETECGVFTEADARVVNATWEGAQATDGSRLWYGLVPGAPLEALAGPEPFVIAEHHQRYWIEQNPNFDWRTLDYAGFEENFRDSEKLFNDVIGTDDTDLSEFRSSGGKLLMWHGWNDQLIFPEGTIDYYERVLETNGGLHDVLSFARLFMAPGVEHCSGGVGPNQFDMFDSLVAWVERGGAPERITASLVTQDGQVARTRPLCLYPAVAVYNGEGNPDDAASFACEPAERGTRPE; encoded by the coding sequence ATGACACTCCTGAGATCGATCCGCCCAGCCAAGGACTTCCGGCGTCGCCTCCTGGCGACATTGGCCATCGCCTTTCTGACCGCTGGGCTCGCAATCATCACCGGCGTCAGCCCAGCTTCAGCGACCGATCGCACGACCACCGGCTCGGCCCCTCCCGACGCGTCGGATTGCGAGGCGTTGGCCTCCCTGCAGTTGCCGGAGGTCACCGCGATCTCCGCGGAACCGGTCACCACGGGCACGGCTGAGGCGGAGGCGGATCTGCCGGTCTTCTGCCGGGTTGCGCTGACCGTGCAGCCGTCGATCAACATCCAGGTGTGGCTGCCCACGGGCTCCTACAACGGGCGGTTCCAGGCCGTCGGCGGTGGCGGATACGCCGGGACGATCAGCTATCCGGCGATGGCCACGGCGTTGCGGGCCGGCTACGCGACCGCGTCGACCGACACCGGCCACGTCGAGACCGGCGAGGTGGGCGGGTCGTTCGCCCTGATCGGGCCCGGGCAGTTGAACTGGCAGCTGATCGAGGACTTCGCGTCCCGGTCGTTGTTCCAGATGACCGACAAGGCCCAGACGTTGGTAGCGGAGTTCTACGGGGAACCTGCCGAGTACTCGTATTGGAACGGTTGCTCCACCGGCGGGCGCCAGGGGCTGATGCTGGCTCAGCGGCTCCCCGACGCCTACGACGGCGTCCTCGCCGCGGCGCCGGCGATCAACTGGGACCGGTTCATCCCCGCCGAGCTGTGGCCCCAGGTCGTGGCCCAGCAGGAGCTGGACGGCCCGATCGCCCAGTGCAAGCTGGACGTGGCCACCCGCGCCGCGGTCGCCGAATGCGACCCGCTCGACGGTGTCGTCGACGGCGTGCTGGAGGATCCGCGGCAGTGCGATTTCGACGCGGGCACCCTGGTGGGGCAGGAGACCGAGTGCGGCGTCTTCACCGAGGCCGATGCCCGCGTGGTGAACGCCACCTGGGAGGGCGCACAGGCGACCGACGGCTCGCGGCTGTGGTACGGCCTGGTTCCAGGGGCTCCGCTGGAGGCGCTGGCCGGTCCGGAACCTTTCGTGATCGCCGAGCACCACCAGCGCTACTGGATCGAGCAGAACCCGAACTTCGACTGGCGCACGCTGGACTACGCCGGGTTCGAGGAGAACTTCCGCGACTCGGAGAAGCTGTTCAACGACGTCATCGGGACTGACGACACCGACCTGTCGGAGTTCCGCAGCTCCGGCGGCAAGCTGCTGATGTGGCACGGCTGGAACGACCAGCTGATCTTCCCCGAGGGCACCATCGACTACTACGAGCGTGTGCTCGAGACCAACGGCGGCCTGCATGACGTGCTGTCCTTCGCCCGCCTGTTCATGGCACCAGGCGTAGAGCACTGCTCGGGCGGCGTGGGGCCCAACCAGTTCGACATGTTCGACTCGCTGGTGGCCTGGGTCGAGCGTGGTGGCGCCCCCGAGCGGATCACCGCCTCCCTGGTGACGCAGGACGGTCAGGTCGCCCGGACCCGCCCGCTGTGCCTCTACCCCGCGGTGGCCGTCTACAACGGCGAGGGCAATCCGGACGACGCCGCGAGCTTCGCCTGCGAACCCGCCGAGCGAGGAACCCGTCCCGAGTAG
- a CDS encoding LysR substrate-binding domain-containing protein has product MEIRQLHYFVTVARTRHFGRAAERLHMAQSPLSQAIRQLENQLGVPLFTRTTRRVELTPAGEALLQDAERILDSIEAARTRVQLVGAGNAGLLRVGSTGLAALRQLPQLARIAAREVPGLVLRFQPNLLTPAQEAALEEDRIDLAVLRPPLRSPGLSSRLITRERLLLAVPRSHRLAGEEPVGLAELRDEEFVVYGVPHSVVDTVVTQACLSAGFLPRRTHQAAETSVMLTLVAAGLGVALLPEAARALHVEGVRLVPVADDVHIDLALAWRSADPSPALARLLEALEANGFISPHVGFPAVSAPDAVPLGGTR; this is encoded by the coding sequence GTGGAGATCCGGCAGTTGCACTACTTCGTCACCGTGGCCCGAACCCGGCACTTCGGGCGGGCGGCCGAACGGCTGCACATGGCCCAGTCCCCGCTGTCCCAGGCCATCCGCCAGCTGGAGAATCAGCTCGGGGTTCCCCTGTTCACCCGGACGACACGACGGGTCGAGCTCACCCCCGCCGGCGAGGCCCTCCTGCAGGACGCCGAACGCATCCTCGACTCGATCGAGGCCGCGCGGACCCGGGTGCAGCTCGTCGGCGCCGGCAACGCCGGGCTGCTTCGCGTGGGGTCGACCGGGCTCGCGGCACTTCGCCAGCTGCCCCAACTGGCCCGGATCGCCGCCCGGGAGGTGCCCGGCCTGGTGCTGCGGTTCCAGCCCAATCTGCTCACCCCGGCGCAGGAGGCCGCGCTCGAGGAGGACCGGATCGACCTCGCCGTCCTCCGACCACCGCTGCGCAGCCCGGGGCTGTCGTCCCGGCTGATCACGCGGGAGCGCCTGCTCCTCGCCGTACCGCGCAGCCACCGTCTCGCCGGTGAGGAGCCGGTCGGGCTCGCCGAACTGCGGGACGAGGAGTTCGTCGTCTACGGCGTCCCCCACTCGGTCGTCGACACCGTCGTGACCCAGGCCTGCCTGAGCGCGGGCTTCCTGCCGCGGCGCACCCACCAGGCCGCCGAGACCTCGGTCATGCTCACGCTGGTCGCCGCCGGCCTCGGGGTGGCACTGCTCCCCGAGGCGGCCCGCGCTCTCCACGTGGAGGGCGTCCGACTCGTACCCGTCGCCGACGACGTGCACATCGACCTGGCCCTCGCCTGGCGCAGCGCCGACCCCTCGCCTGCCCTCGCCCGGCTGCTGGAGGCGCTGGAGGCCAACGGCTTCATCTCACCCCACGTGGGCTTCCCCGCCGTGTCCGCCCCGGATGCCGTCCCCCTCGGAGGAACCCGATGA
- a CDS encoding metallophosphoesterase yields the protein MTVIVFGLVVLVAMLLHAYLWFRLARSSTRPGRARRRLTVLTAALAVLPTAAVIGRSVLPWSAQAPRDWVAYTLLGLAVYTSLALLVLEPVRWLLLGVQRRRESRTPGGAPPVATNGRTDDLLSMVASSGDSPLGGPGAGSSTSEGWMGEALPDARPASATTAAMPARDLSRRLFLARSLAVAAGAVAVTTAGTGAVLANSAPVVRRVPVSIAGLDPALVGYRIVTFSDAHLSTTYGGRRFERLVETVNAQVPDVVAVVGDLVDGEVADLREEVAPLADLVSNQGAYFVTGNHEYLVDTDAWLRHLPKLGVDVLRNERVTLGRGGATFDLAGIDDRTAARSGLPGHGANLDAALDGRDADVSVVLLAHQPFMVDQARAAGVDLQLSGHTHGGQLWPFDYAIRLDQPAVEGLSRHGDTQLYVTAGAGYWGPPMRIGARPEVTVLELTRA from the coding sequence GTGACCGTCATCGTCTTCGGCCTCGTGGTCCTCGTGGCCATGCTGCTGCACGCCTACCTGTGGTTCCGGCTGGCCCGCAGCAGCACCCGGCCAGGTCGCGCCCGGCGGCGCCTCACGGTGCTGACCGCCGCCCTGGCCGTCCTGCCCACCGCGGCGGTGATCGGCCGGAGCGTGCTGCCGTGGTCGGCCCAGGCGCCTCGGGACTGGGTGGCCTACACCTTGCTGGGGCTGGCCGTCTACACATCTCTGGCGCTGCTGGTCCTCGAGCCGGTCCGCTGGCTGCTGCTCGGCGTGCAACGCCGACGCGAGAGTCGCACGCCCGGCGGGGCGCCACCAGTCGCCACCAACGGACGAACCGACGACCTCCTTTCGATGGTGGCCTCATCCGGTGACTCCCCGCTCGGCGGCCCTGGCGCGGGCAGCTCGACCTCGGAGGGCTGGATGGGGGAAGCCCTCCCCGACGCCCGTCCAGCGTCGGCCACGACCGCCGCGATGCCGGCTCGTGATCTGTCGCGGCGGCTGTTCCTGGCCCGCTCGCTCGCGGTCGCCGCCGGCGCGGTCGCGGTCACCACCGCCGGCACCGGCGCGGTGCTGGCGAACTCCGCCCCCGTGGTCCGCCGGGTGCCGGTCTCTATCGCCGGCCTGGACCCGGCGCTGGTCGGATACCGCATCGTCACCTTCTCTGATGCCCACCTGTCGACGACCTATGGCGGCCGCCGGTTCGAGCGGCTGGTCGAGACGGTCAACGCCCAGGTCCCCGACGTCGTCGCCGTCGTCGGGGACCTGGTGGACGGCGAGGTCGCCGACCTGCGCGAGGAGGTGGCCCCACTGGCCGATCTGGTCAGCAACCAGGGCGCCTATTTCGTCACGGGCAACCACGAGTACCTGGTGGACACCGACGCCTGGCTGCGGCACCTGCCCAAGCTCGGCGTGGACGTGCTGCGCAACGAACGCGTGACGCTCGGGCGCGGTGGGGCGACGTTCGACCTTGCCGGCATCGACGACCGCACCGCCGCGCGCTCGGGACTGCCCGGGCACGGCGCGAACCTCGATGCCGCGCTCGACGGCCGCGACGCCGACGTCTCGGTGGTGCTGCTGGCCCACCAGCCGTTCATGGTCGACCAGGCCCGAGCCGCCGGAGTGGACCTGCAGCTGTCCGGGCACACCCACGGCGGCCAGCTGTGGCCCTTCGACTACGCCATCCGGCTCGACCAGCCGGCCGTGGAGGGCCTGTCCCGGCACGGCGACACGCAGCTCTACGTCACCGCCGGCGCCGGCTACTGGGGGCCGCCGATGCGGATCGGTGCCCGCCCCGAGGTCACCGTTCTTGAGCTCACCCGTGCCTGA
- a CDS encoding SDR family NAD(P)-dependent oxidoreductase, producing MSRIFITGSADGLGRATAQTLLGGGHEVVVHARSEARLAAVGELVDRGAVPVVGDLSDLDQTRDVAEQVNRIGRMDAVIHNAGVSTGRAVLPVNVIAPYLLTALIHRPQRLVYLSSDMHPGGRADLAGLDWSGRSATGSYSDSKLFVTTLAAAVARILPDVVSNAVDPGWVPTRMGGPSAPDDLRLGHLTQEWLAVSDDPDALTTGGYWHHQRLQKPHPAVLDERFQDELLDALAGFTRTSPI from the coding sequence ATGTCCCGCATCTTCATCACCGGCTCCGCCGACGGCCTCGGTCGAGCGACGGCGCAGACCCTGCTCGGCGGCGGGCACGAGGTCGTGGTGCACGCGCGCAGCGAGGCGCGTCTCGCCGCCGTCGGCGAACTCGTCGACCGCGGGGCCGTGCCCGTCGTCGGAGACCTGTCCGACCTGGACCAGACGCGGGACGTCGCCGAGCAGGTCAACCGGATCGGCCGGATGGACGCCGTGATCCACAACGCCGGGGTGTCCACCGGCCGGGCCGTCCTGCCGGTCAACGTCATCGCCCCCTACCTGCTCACAGCCCTCATCCACCGGCCGCAGCGGCTGGTGTACCTCAGCAGCGACATGCACCCCGGCGGGCGGGCCGACCTGGCCGGCCTGGACTGGAGCGGCCGCTCCGCGACCGGCTCCTACTCCGACAGCAAGCTCTTCGTCACGACGCTCGCCGCAGCAGTCGCGCGGATCCTGCCGGACGTGGTCAGCAACGCCGTCGACCCCGGCTGGGTGCCCACCCGGATGGGCGGTCCGAGCGCCCCCGACGACCTCCGCCTCGGTCACCTCACCCAGGAGTGGCTCGCCGTCAGCGACGATCCGGACGCGCTCACCACCGGCGGCTACTGGCATCACCAGCGGCTGCAGAAGCCGCATCCCGCCGTGCTCGACGAACGCTTCCAGGACGAACTGCTCGATGCTCTGGCGGGCTTCACGCGCACATCGCCGATCTGA
- a CDS encoding MFS transporter: MASTPQDGAVRQDALRRRSVTWIVSLATVGLVFDGYDLVVYGTVVPLFLRDPGQIGEVTPALAGALGSYALIGVLVGALLAGSVADIIGRRKVMLTAYAWFSVGMALTALATTTTAFGLLRFVTGIGVGALVATTGALVAEFAPAGKKNLANAITYSGVPLGSLLAALTAILLLDAIGWRGMFLIGALPLVTLLPLAFVKMPESPAWLASRGRLEEARAVAARTGVAFAAPDATGVPAANPAPAGRAGFAGLASRVYLLPTILLGLLSATGLLLVYALNTWLPELMGRAGFSTNGSLAFLLVLNGGAVLGALVASRFADRYGPKLVVSASFLLGALALVLLTVSLPLGVLLAFVAVVGLGTSGTQILIYGFVATYYRTNVRSAGVAWCAGFGRLGGIGGPLVGGLLIASGLALNSIFYVLTALAVVGSLLTLLVPRAESRTASSPRSEASTTRTPPTSDRLVPTIE; encoded by the coding sequence GTGGCATCAACCCCGCAGGACGGGGCCGTCCGCCAGGACGCGCTCCGCCGCAGATCGGTCACGTGGATCGTCTCGCTCGCCACGGTCGGCCTGGTCTTCGACGGCTACGACCTGGTTGTCTACGGCACCGTCGTCCCCCTCTTCCTGCGCGACCCCGGCCAGATCGGCGAGGTCACGCCCGCCCTGGCCGGGGCGCTGGGCAGCTACGCCCTCATCGGCGTCCTGGTCGGCGCCCTGCTGGCCGGCAGCGTCGCCGACATCATCGGCCGGCGGAAGGTCATGCTCACCGCCTACGCCTGGTTCTCCGTCGGCATGGCCCTCACCGCCCTCGCGACGACCACGACGGCGTTCGGCCTGCTCCGCTTCGTCACCGGCATCGGGGTCGGCGCGCTGGTCGCCACCACCGGCGCACTGGTCGCCGAGTTCGCACCCGCCGGCAAGAAGAACCTCGCCAACGCGATCACCTACTCGGGAGTGCCGCTCGGCAGCCTGCTCGCCGCGCTCACGGCGATCCTCCTGCTGGACGCCATCGGCTGGCGGGGCATGTTCCTCATCGGCGCCCTCCCGCTGGTGACCTTGCTCCCCCTCGCCTTCGTCAAGATGCCCGAGTCGCCGGCCTGGCTGGCCTCCCGCGGCCGGCTCGAGGAGGCCCGGGCGGTCGCCGCGCGGACCGGGGTGGCGTTCGCTGCGCCGGACGCGACCGGCGTGCCGGCCGCAAATCCGGCTCCCGCGGGCCGGGCGGGCTTCGCCGGCCTGGCGAGCCGGGTCTACCTGCTGCCAACGATCCTGCTGGGCCTGCTCAGCGCCACCGGCCTGCTGCTGGTCTATGCCCTCAACACCTGGTTGCCGGAGCTGATGGGCCGCGCAGGGTTCTCCACCAACGGGTCGCTGGCATTCCTGCTGGTGCTCAACGGCGGCGCAGTGCTGGGCGCCCTGGTCGCCTCCCGCTTCGCCGACCGGTACGGGCCGAAGCTCGTCGTCTCCGCGTCGTTCCTCCTCGGCGCGCTGGCGCTCGTGCTGCTCACCGTCAGCCTCCCGCTCGGCGTGCTGCTGGCCTTCGTCGCGGTCGTCGGCCTCGGCACCAGCGGTACACAGATCCTCATCTACGGCTTCGTCGCGACCTACTACCGCACCAACGTGCGCAGCGCGGGGGTGGCGTGGTGTGCGGGCTTCGGGCGCCTGGGCGGCATCGGCGGCCCGCTGGTCGGCGGCCTGCTCATCGCCTCCGGCCTCGCGCTCAACTCGATCTTCTACGTGCTGACCGCGCTCGCGGTCGTCGGCAGCCTGCTGACGCTGCTGGTGCCCAGGGCCGAGTCCCGCACTGCGTCGTCCCCTCGCAGCGAGGCATCGACGACACGCACCCCACCGACGAGTGACCGACTCGTGCCCACCATCGAGTGA